In Oryctolagus cuniculus chromosome X, mOryCun1.1, whole genome shotgun sequence, a single window of DNA contains:
- the ARHGAP36 gene encoding rho GTPase-activating protein 36 isoform X4 — MVSIHSLSELERLKLQETAYHELVARHFLSEFKPDRALPIDRPNTLEKWFLLLRGQQRVSLKTFGIHLEEVLVNELTRRKHLELTAAMQVEEATGQGAGRRRGNVVQRMFGRIRRFFSRRRNEPTLPRAFTRRGRRGAVSVDSLAELEGGALLLQTLQLSRVSFPIGRRLLGSKRKMSLNPIAKQIPQVVEACCKFIEKHGLSTVGIFTLEYSAQRVRQLREEFDQGLDVVLDDTQNVHDVAALLKEFFRDMKDSLLPDDLYMSFLLTATLKPQDQLSALQLLVYLMPPCHSDTLERLLKALHKITENCEDSIGIDGQLVPGNRMTSTNLALVFGSALLKKGKFGKRESRKTKLGMDHYVASVNVVRAMIDNWDILFQVPPHIQRQVAKRVWKSSPEALDFIRRRNLRKIQSARIKMEEDALLSDPVETSAEVRAAVLAQDPEGAPDVQDIPNTGENPNPDLEEGPDFEDPQNLNVAEVPYLDVIPNNEEASDTDEIPGSSEEPAVPPGTARSHDDEEGAGNPPIPEQDRPLLRVPREKEAQTGIGYLFP; from the exons CTCTACCCATTGACCGTCCAAACACCTTGGAGAAGTGGTTTCTGCTTTTAAGAGGACAACAGAGGG TCTCCCTGAAGACTTTTGGCATTCACCTGGAAGAGGTGCTGGTGAATGAGCTTACCCGGCGCAAGCATTTGGAACTGACAGCCGCGATGCAGGTTGAGGAAGCCACCGGTCAGGGTGCGGGCCGTCGTCGGGGAAACGTGGTGCAAAGGATGTTTGGTCGCATCAGGCGCTTTTTCAGTCGGAGGCGGAATGAGCCCACTTTGCCCCGGGCGTTCACCCGCCGCGGGCGTCGA GGCGCCGTGTCTGTGGATAGCCTGGCTGAGCTGGAGGGCGGGGCtctgctgctgcagaccctgcAACTTTCCAGGGTGTCATTTCCAATCGGACGGCGACTTCTGGGATCCAAGAGGAAGATGAGCCTCAATCCGATTGCCAAACAAATCCCCCAGGTTGTTGAGGCTTGCTGCAAATTCATTGAGAAGCATG GATTAAGCACAGTGGGAATTTTCACCCTGGAATACTCTGCGCAGAGAGTGCGTCAG ctccGTGAAGAATTTGACCAGGGTCTGGATGTAGTGCTAGATGACACTCAGAATGTGCACGACGTGGCCGCACTCCTCAAGGAGTTCTTCCGTGACATGAAGGACTCTCTGCTGCCAGATGATCTATACATGTCCTTCCTCCTGACTGCCA CTCTAAAGCCCCAGGATCAGCTTTCTGCCCTGCAGTTGCTGGTCTACCTGATGCCACCCTGCCACAGTGACACCTTGGAGCGTCTGCTGAAGGCCCTGCACAAAATCACTGAGAACTGCGAGGACTCCATTGGCATTGATGGACAGTTG GTCCCAGGCAACCGGATGACCTCCACCAATTTGGCATTGGTGTTCGGATCTGCTCTCCTGAAGAAGGGAAAGTTTGGCAAGAGGGAGTCCAGGAAGACAAAGCTGGGGATGGACCACTATGTTGCTTCTGTCAATGTGGTCCGTGCCATGATTGACAACTGGGATATCCTTTTCCAG GTGCCTCCCCATATTCAGAGGCAGGTGGCCAAGCGTGTGTGGAAGTCCAGCCCTGAAGCCCTGGATTTTATCAGACGCAGGAACTTGAGGAAGATCCA GAGTGCACGCATAAAGATGGAAGAGGATGCTTTGCTTTCTGACCCTGTGGAAACCTCTGCTGAAGTGCGCGCTGCTGTCCTTGCTCAAG ACCCTGAAGGAGCCCCAGATGTGCAAGATATTCCGAACACTGGAGAAAATCCCAACCCTGATCTTGAAGAAGGGCCAGATTTTGAAGACCCCCAGAATCTTAACGTTGCAGAGGTTCCATACCTTGATGTGATTCCGAACAATGAAGAAGCCTCAGATACTGATGAAATTCCAG gttcctctgAGGAGCCAGCTGTGCCTCCCGGCACTGCCCGTTCCCATGACGATGAGGAAGGAGCGGGTAACCCCCCCATTCCGGAGCAAGACCGCCCATTGCTCCGTGTGCCCCGGGAGAAGGAGGCCCAAACTGGCATCGGCTACTTGTTTCCTTAG